Genomic window (Nitrospirales bacterium LBB_01):
TATAGAGGGGCGTCTTTAGGTTCAGTGCCATCATCAAAATACTGAATCCAGTGTTCACTAAACAGGCAGTCGTCAGGGTTAATCGGTTCGTTTTGCTTTTCCGAATCAAAATACGCAGGGCCATCTGAGACCCGCATTTTCATCAGGTAGTAGTAATCTTCAACCTCTGGCCACAGGACGTCCACACCGGAAAGCATCTCCTCTCTGAATGTATTAAAATAGGCGTCTGCCATTATCTCGGCTGTTTCCTTTTCATCCATAGAAAATATATTTTCCCATTCCTCCCATCGCTTTGATTGAGAGTAACGCATGATTGCTTTAAACTTATTACCCCGCCAGCCGGGCTTTTTAAACAGCTTTGACAGCAGAGAATCATAATGGAGCACTGTTCCTACAACTATGTATATCGTGTCCTTTTGACCAATTTTCATAAGCGCCTTAAAAAACCAGTCCTCAAGTTTTCTTCGCTGCTCTACCGACATGACGGCCTCGTCGTTTTCCAAATCATCACATATTACGAGGTCTGGCCTACGACTGCCGTGCCGCATTCCTCTGAGTTTCTGTCCTGCTCCAACTCCGCGGATTTTTACGCCGTTTCTGGTTATAAGCGTATCAGCACGCCACGTCTTGCCCTCTCCTGTGATATTAGGGAAATCCTGATTAAGCCGTTCGTTGGTTTCAAGCTCTGCCTTTATGAATGATATAAAATCCTCAGACTGGCTCATCGTGTCAGAGACTATCAGCACAAAATTACGCAGGTTGAAAGCCGTGACCCACATTGGCAATATTAGCGTTGTCCATGTGGATTTGGCATTTCCGCGTGGAGCGGCATCAACCTCCTTACCGCCCGGGTCGTCTGATTTCACCAACTCCATGTATCGCGCTGAAAGATACTTGTGAAGTTTTGAGGATGGTGACTTTATATAATGTGGAAAGTACGTGCGCGCAAAGAATTCAAGGTCATTGGCTGCCCTTTCCACTCTCGCAGCTTGTGCAGATTTTCCGTCTGAACCTGCGCCGCCTTCAAACGGTTTAGTGTATGAGTTGATTTGCGCCCTTAAGGCCTCGATGTCTTTAAATATTTTTTTAAGGTTAACCATAATCTAAAGAGTTCTATTTTTTCCGCAGATTGTTATCTGCGTTCATCTGTGACATCTGCGGATTAATCCCTTATCCGTACTTTTCTGTTAAAAACAATGTGAACTCATCCATATTTTTTTCCACAACAGTTGCGCCATCGGGGTCATTTCTAACAAGCCACTGAATATAAATCCTCATAACGTCAATGTATGCGTCCAGTTTGGACTTTGCCGATGATTTATATAGATTGTTGATGGTGTTTATGAGCGATTTATAAGCGTTAGTGGATTGATTGTCAAGCTCACTGAGGGAGTCGTATTTTTCTTTTTGTTTGAGAAGGTCGCCAATGAGGGCTTCGGTGGTTACTCTTTTAGCCTTCCTCAGCTTTTCAATTTCCAAATCTTCACGCTCCGAGCGCTCTTTCCATTTATATTTCTCAGCCCATTCTTTAAGCGTTTTTGTTGTTAAGCGGAATTTGAATTTTTTGTTAAGCTCTTTTACGGATCTCTCAAAATCACACTCAAGGTCACGCCACACTTGATAGGCAAGGTCTATGTTGTCATTTATAAGGGATTTTCTAACCATTGTTCCGTCCCCGTGGAATAAAGACACCCTCGTCTTTTATGATTCCATTTAACAGATCGTCTCCGTCAGCGGTAATTCCAACCTCGCAAATTTGACCGTTAAATTTCTCGTTGCGTTTCACGTATCCTTTATTTTCAAGATAGCGAAGCTGGATTTTCAGGTCGTCCGATAAAAGCGCATAACCAAAAAGATAGAGCCTTGCACGAAGTTCCTCCTCATTAATAAACTGCTCATGATCAGCCTTAAGAATCTCAAGCACATAACCCCTTAACATTAACTCCTTCAGAAGTTTCATATTCATACGATATTGTCTCCCTTACCCGTGTTGGTTCCTGTCCATTCTGTCAATAATCACCCGAAGCATAATCAGTATATCCAGGTGTTCCTTGTTGTCTCTGGTTAAAAAATCGTGAATAGCGCCGTGAAGTCCCTCCATGCTTTGTGCCTGGCGAGCGAGAGCTGTTGCCTGTTCTTTTTGGGCATTCACAAACTCAAAACCGATTTTATTCATGCACTTATAGCTAAGAGCAATAACTATTAATGCTAACGCCATTGCAGGCCCTCCCTGCCCAACTGCATGAATAAGCTCTGTCATTTCCTTTTCACTTTCATGATTACGTGTTTCATAAGTTAATATTAAACAGAAAATGTGTGTCAGGTCATTTAAACAGTTTTTAAAAATAGGAGAAAATAAGTGTAACGCCAGTTTATGTGTCGGCGCTATATTTTTCTTATTGACAATCATTACATATGTGTTATATCTTACCATTGATGAGTTTAATGCAGAACATTGGAGGCGTAGCATGAGTTTGAGGACTCGGTTATTAGTGTTTGCAGTGATGTTTTTGCTAACCGGATGCGCTGGTATGGAGTTTACGACTAAAGGTAAAGTTCTATTTATCCATAAGGAGCTTTTAGAAGCTGATAGAGCCATAGAGACGGCAAAAAAAGCAGGGAAAGACACAGCGTGTCCAAATATGTTTAATGACGCTGTAAAATTAAGAGATGAGGCTTACAGTGTTTATTGGAGCTGTCACACCAAAGAAGCAATTGAGCTGGCTAATAAAGTAATTAGTATAACACAGGGCCCATGTAAGGGTGGTGCTTCAATGGGACTTAATGGACAGCATTCCTCAACATCAGAGGTAGCTTTTCTTACAGTAGCCCATTTTGATGCAAACAAGACAAAGATAAAAGAAGGCAGTGAAAAACAGTTAAATGCAGCAATAGAAGCTATAAAGCAGTACGAACAGGGACATGCAAGGGTAGAGGGTCACTCTGATACAACTGGCGGATATGATTACAACATGAGAGTTTCCAAAAGACGTGCAGAGGCTGTTAAGGACTACATCATAAGGCACGGAGCAGTAGAAGCTCAAAAGGTAGAAGCGGTCGGTTATGGTTCTACCAGACCAATAACATCAAACGAAACCAAAAGCGGGAGAGCTCAAAACCGCAGGGCTGATGTAAGAGTGTTCTCCAATTAAATACAACATGTACTCTTCAAAGACAGACATTATTAAAAAGCCATAGCGCCATGTGGTTTGACCGCAAGGCGTTAATTTTGTAAATATCATAAAACCGCGTTTATGTGGACAACTTGGGAGGCCATAAAAGTGGAAATATTGGGGAATGAGGAAAAGGGAGTTTACAAGATATCTGGTGAGGATTCAGATATTCTCACTGTGTATCTAAATGGGAGTCAGGTCACAGCAGAGGCCGGCAAGATGTTGTTCTACGTTGGTGATGTCAAAAGTGATACTAAAGAGATCAAAGAAGGCGGTTCAATATCCAAACACATATTTTCGGCAGCAAGAAAAGTAATTACAGATGACCACATGGCATTTACCACCTTTTCAGGACAAGGGGAGATTTCCTTTGGAGATTACTTACCTGGCAGCATTGCAGCCATAAAATTAAGCGGCAATGCAATAATCGCATCTAAGGAAAATCTCATTGCCTACGTAGGGGATATTAACGTAAGCGTGGAGGCGCAGTCAGGGCTTGGGAGCTTGTTGTTTGGCGGCGAGGGCTTGGTTTTGTTAAAAATATCAGGCAACGGTCTTGTATTTATACATGGCGGCGGCAATATTTTAACCCATCAACTTAAAAAAGAGTAGCAGCTTCATGCTGAATCGGCCACTGTTATGGCATGGGATGAGTCAGTTTCGCATACTCTGGAGCATGTGAAGGATTTTAAGACAGCTTATTTAGGCGATGAGGGACTTTTTCTTACACGCTTTTCCGGCACCGGCACAGTTTTGATGCAAACCCTGACTGTGGCTAAGCTAAGAAGTCTAATCGGTAACTCTATCTGTCTTGCTCCACCGCCGATAATGGCTGCCGAGCTGGTTTTACTTAAAGCTAAAAAGATTATCACTAAACTTATGCGGTAAATTGAATTAATTGGCTTTAGGCTGTCTAAACATCTCGTAAAGGCAGATGGCTGCCGATACAGAGACGTTTAGACTTTCTGCCTTACCGCGCATTGGAATCATAACCTGAACCGATGATTCATTTACCAAAACTCTGCTAACCCCCTCTGACTCCTGTCCTAAAACAAGAGCAAAGGGAGGTCTTACTGTGGCTTCATAGAGAGGAACTCCGCCGCTTACCACTGTGGAAATTAGTTTTAGTTTAGTGTGATTAATCCATTTAAGGAATTCATCCACAGTTGCTTTTATAACGGCAATGTTAAAAACACATCCTGCTGAGGCCCTGACAGCTTTAGCGCTGAATGGGTCAGCCGTGCCGGGCAGCGTTATGACTCCGCTTACGCCAAATGCCTCAGCGGTTCTAACAATTGTACCCACATTCCCGGGCTCGCTTATTCCGTCAAGGACAAGATACACAGATTTGGTGTCTGGCTTTAAGTTTAAAAGGCAGCTTTCAGATATTTTGAATAGCGCAACAATCCCCTGCGGAGATTCAGTATCAGAGAGTTTATCCATAACGTGTGCCGATACCTCATAAAGCTCCGTACATTTCTGTGATAGGTTTTCAATGATTTGTCGATTAGCCGTATTTCTTAAAAACTCTGACGTGATAAAAACCCTTTGTAGTACGGCATTTGAGATAAGTGCCGTCTCAATTACCCGTTTGCCTTCAACAAACACAGAGTTTTTATATTCAGGGGCTTTTCTTTGACGCTTGACAACGGCATCTTTTACCTTTTCGTTTTGTACGGATGTTATTATATATTTTAACCTTTCCAAGTATTTTGATTATACTATCTGGTTATCAGATTTTCCATTTCATTCTTTAACTGTGGAACATCCAATCTCTTTTAGACATAAACGGCCTCTTGCAAGATGTATTTTTTTAAGGTTTCTTTCAGTCCATCCCTGAGCACTATATCAACCTTAGCTCTCAATTTTTTTTGCAGATATGATGTCAAACCGATGAGATTATCAAGCGTTTTGGTCTCACGTTTTAGTTGTACTACAATATCAATGTCACTGCCACGTTTTTGTTCATTTCTTACATAAGAACCAAACACTGCAATTTCGACGATACCATATTTATCAACAAGGATACTCCTGTGCTCTTTTAATATATCAATAATCTCATTTAAGTTTGATGGCTTTCCCCTCTTTATCATTACTTATAATACCTTAATTAGCATTATGATTGTAATATCTTTTCATGTATTCATTTGTGGTTTGTCACGTTATCAAGAGTTCTTTTTTGTTTATTGAAAAAAACGTATTGACAAT
Coding sequences:
- a CDS encoding nucleotidyltransferase family protein, whose protein sequence is MIKRGKPSNLNEIIDILKEHRSILVDKYGIVEIAVFGSYVRNEQKRGSDIDIVVQLKRETKTLDNLIGLTSYLQKKLRAKVDIVLRDGLKETLKKYILQEAVYV
- a CDS encoding AIM24 family protein, whose protein sequence is MAWDESVSHTLEHVKDFKTAYLGDEGLFLTRFSGTGTVLMQTLTVAKLRSLIGNSICLAPPPIMAAELVLLKAKKIITKLMR
- a CDS encoding RNA methyltransferase, with the protein product MERLKYIITSVQNEKVKDAVVKRQRKAPEYKNSVFVEGKRVIETALISNAVLQRVFITSEFLRNTANRQIIENLSQKCTELYEVSAHVMDKLSDTESPQGIVALFKISESCLLNLKPDTKSVYLVLDGISEPGNVGTIVRTAEAFGVSGVITLPGTADPFSAKAVRASAGCVFNIAVIKATVDEFLKWINHTKLKLISTVVSGGVPLYEATVRPPFALVLGQESEGVSRVLVNESSVQVMIPMRGKAESLNVSVSAAICLYEMFRQPKAN
- a CDS encoding OmpA family protein codes for the protein MSLRTRLLVFAVMFLLTGCAGMEFTTKGKVLFIHKELLEADRAIETAKKAGKDTACPNMFNDAVKLRDEAYSVYWSCHTKEAIELANKVISITQGPCKGGASMGLNGQHSSTSEVAFLTVAHFDANKTKIKEGSEKQLNAAIEAIKQYEQGHARVEGHSDTTGGYDYNMRVSKRRAEAVKDYIIRHGAVEAQKVEAVGYGSTRPITSNETKSGRAQNRRADVRVFSN
- the terL gene encoding phage terminase large subunit yields the protein MVNLKKIFKDIEALRAQINSYTKPFEGGAGSDGKSAQAARVERAANDLEFFARTYFPHYIKSPSSKLHKYLSARYMELVKSDDPGGKEVDAAPRGNAKSTWTTLILPMWVTAFNLRNFVLIVSDTMSQSEDFISFIKAELETNERLNQDFPNITGEGKTWRADTLITRNGVKIRGVGAGQKLRGMRHGSRRPDLVICDDLENDEAVMSVEQRRKLEDWFFKALMKIGQKDTIYIVVGTVLHYDSLLSKLFKKPGWRGNKFKAIMRYSQSKRWEEWENIFSMDEKETAEIMADAYFNTFREEMLSGVDVLWPEVEDYYYLMKMRVSDGPAYFDSEKQNEPINPDDCLFSEHWIQYFDDGTEPKDAPLYGVVDPSMGKKSKRHDPSAIICGRFINGIMYVTIADIERRHPDRIIEDILMYHKKERFQVFGVESVQFQEFFKDTLIKEAHRQNLTLNVTEIRSSADKLLRIQTLQPWIKNGWIRFKKSQRTLIEQLIRYPLYDHDDGPDALEMLKSLVEHNNLTADYETIAGRDSVFKGKSAY
- a CDS encoding AIM24 family protein encodes the protein MEILGNEEKGVYKISGEDSDILTVYLNGSQVTAEAGKMLFYVGDVKSDTKEIKEGGSISKHIFSAARKVITDDHMAFTTFSGQGEISFGDYLPGSIAAIKLSGNAIIASKENLIAYVGDINVSVEAQSGLGSLLFGGEGLVLLKISGNGLVFIHGGGNILTHQLKKE